A genome region from Methylobacterium sp. FF17 includes the following:
- a CDS encoding ABC transporter ATP-binding protein: MSVAGINVLVDETRARMGQTDGQGAKAPLLSVRGVSAYYGSIRALKNVDVDVHEGEIVALIGANGAGKSTLMMTIFGQPQAREGTITFAGQDITRLPTHEIARLNLAQSPEGRRIFSRMTVRENLQMGAAVNGGRHFAEDLERMCTLFPRLRERIDQRGGTMSGGEQQMLAIARALMSRPRLLMLDEPSLGLAPLVVKQIFSAVRDLNRSEGLTVFIVEQNAYHALKLAHRGYVMVTGAVTMSGTGQALLDDPQVKAAYLEGGSH; this comes from the coding sequence ATGAGCGTCGCCGGCATCAACGTCCTGGTGGACGAGACCCGCGCCCGGATGGGGCAGACCGACGGACAGGGCGCGAAGGCGCCGCTGCTGAGCGTACGCGGCGTCTCCGCCTATTACGGCAGCATCCGTGCCCTCAAGAACGTCGACGTCGACGTGCACGAGGGCGAGATCGTCGCGCTGATCGGCGCCAACGGGGCAGGCAAGTCCACCCTGATGATGACGATCTTCGGCCAGCCCCAGGCGCGCGAGGGCACCATCACCTTCGCGGGCCAGGACATCACCCGGCTGCCCACCCACGAGATCGCCCGGCTCAACCTCGCGCAATCGCCGGAAGGCCGGCGCATCTTCTCCCGCATGACGGTGCGGGAGAACCTGCAGATGGGCGCGGCGGTGAATGGCGGGCGCCACTTCGCCGAGGATCTCGAGCGGATGTGCACGCTGTTCCCGCGCCTGCGCGAGCGCATCGACCAGCGCGGGGGCACCATGTCGGGGGGCGAGCAGCAGATGCTCGCCATCGCCCGCGCCCTGATGAGCCGGCCGCGCCTGCTCATGCTCGACGAGCCCTCGCTCGGGCTGGCGCCCCTGGTGGTCAAGCAGATCTTCTCCGCCGTGCGCGACCTCAACCGCAGCGAGGGCCTGACCGTGTTCATCGTGGAGCAGAACGCCTATCATGCGCTCAAGCTCGCGCATCGCGGCTACGTCATGGTCACGGGGGCGGTCACCATGAGCGGGACGGGCCAGGCGCTCCTCGACGATCCGCAGGTCAAGGCCGCCTACCTCGAGGGGGGATCGCACTGA
- a CDS encoding sensor histidine kinase, whose product MPPARPRRPVSRGLARYVHLGSLQRRLLLAALAFVTVALVVAGVAIGLILHRFVRAQLDSRLDSQLVALAASLERGAGDRLRVARNLDGPPFDRDRSGWYWQVQQGHTVLRSESLEGRDLALPDPLLRGRDPDRPQPGDGTDPWGGPLILRVLVLPPERGGPPAILVASAPVRALHSPLRQAGLALAAILGTLGLCLVAGTVAQVRLGLRPLERLRRDLAEVRAGRRPRIPDPQPAEIRPFVVEMNALLDQNAANLERARTHVANLAHGLKTPLATLTLALSDRARDPDGALASLVSGMDRRIRHHLRRARAAALGGATRARTELAGPVADLRATFERLYADKGLAFDLAVPAGLTVACDPQDIDEMLGNLLDNACQWGRGRIRISAYPADAAIRITVEDDGPGLDPEAAGRAIRPGGRLDKSVPGHGFGLSITTELAELYGGTLRLGRSDLGGLSAELTLPA is encoded by the coding sequence ATGCCCCCGGCACGGCCGCGCCGGCCGGTCTCGCGGGGGCTGGCCCGGTACGTTCATCTCGGCTCTTTGCAGCGCCGCCTGCTGCTGGCCGCCCTTGCCTTCGTCACGGTGGCCCTGGTGGTCGCGGGCGTGGCGATCGGCCTGATCCTGCACCGCTTCGTGCGCGCCCAGCTCGACAGCCGCCTCGACAGCCAACTCGTCGCCCTCGCGGCGAGCCTGGAGCGCGGCGCCGGCGATCGCCTGCGGGTGGCCCGCAACCTCGACGGTCCGCCCTTCGACCGGGACCGGTCCGGTTGGTACTGGCAGGTGCAACAGGGCCATACCGTACTGCGCTCGGAGTCCCTTGAAGGTCGCGACCTCGCCCTGCCGGACCCGCTCCTCCGTGGTCGAGACCCGGACCGACCGCAGCCCGGCGACGGCACGGATCCTTGGGGCGGCCCATTGATCCTGCGGGTGCTCGTGCTGCCGCCCGAACGGGGCGGTCCGCCGGCCATCCTTGTCGCCTCGGCGCCCGTTCGTGCCCTGCACAGCCCCCTGCGCCAAGCGGGCCTCGCACTCGCGGCCATCCTCGGGACTCTCGGACTCTGCCTCGTGGCCGGCACCGTGGCGCAGGTCCGCCTGGGGCTGCGCCCCCTGGAGCGCCTGCGCCGCGACCTCGCGGAGGTCCGGGCCGGCCGCCGACCCCGGATTCCGGACCCCCAGCCGGCCGAGATTCGCCCCTTCGTCGTGGAAATGAACGCGCTCCTCGACCAGAATGCGGCGAACCTCGAGCGGGCGCGCACCCATGTGGCCAACCTCGCTCATGGCTTGAAGACCCCGCTCGCCACCCTGACCCTCGCCCTGTCCGATCGGGCTCGCGACCCCGATGGCGCCCTGGCGAGCCTTGTCTCCGGGATGGACCGGCGCATTCGCCACCACCTACGCCGGGCCCGCGCGGCCGCCCTCGGCGGAGCGACCCGCGCCCGCACCGAACTCGCCGGACCCGTCGCGGACCTGCGCGCGACGTTCGAACGTCTCTATGCCGACAAGGGCCTCGCCTTCGATCTTGCCGTTCCAGCCGGCCTCACAGTGGCCTGCGATCCCCAGGACATCGATGAGATGCTTGGCAATCTTCTCGACAATGCCTGCCAATGGGGCCGTGGCCGCATCCGCATCTCCGCATACCCGGCCGACGCTGCCATTCGCATCACCGTCGAGGATGACGGTCCCGGCCTCGACCCAGAGGCCGCAGGCCGGGCGATCCGCCCCGGGGGACGCCTCGACAAGAGCGTACCGGGCCACGGCTTCGGCCTCTCCATCACCACGGAACTCGCCGAACTCTACGGCGGTACGCTCCGTCTTGGCCGCTCCGACCTCGGCGGTTTGAGCGCGGAGTTGACGCTGCCTGCTTGA
- a CDS encoding DUF6867 family protein: MADGFSLDPRTLGIFLLVTVAMGGGAAWMTGSGLARGWRPFWHCAAALLLIAAVTRFLHYALFEGTLLSGPGYAVDAATVLAIGAVAYRYTRTGQMTRQYGWLYERTGPLSWRDRTSAPTP, from the coding sequence ATGGCCGACGGTTTCAGCCTCGATCCACGCACCCTCGGGATCTTCCTCCTCGTCACCGTGGCGATGGGAGGCGGTGCGGCCTGGATGACCGGCAGCGGGCTCGCGCGCGGCTGGCGCCCGTTCTGGCACTGCGCCGCGGCGCTCCTCCTCATCGCGGCCGTGACGCGCTTCCTGCACTACGCGCTGTTCGAGGGCACGCTGCTGTCGGGCCCCGGCTACGCCGTCGACGCCGCGACGGTCCTCGCCATCGGCGCGGTGGCCTACCGCTACACCCGCACCGGACAGATGACCCGGCAATACGGCTGGCTTTACGAACGCACGGGCCCGCTGAGCTGGCGGGACCGGACGAGCGCGCCGACGCCCTGA
- a CDS encoding EF-hand domain-containing protein, with amino-acid sequence MSNLSRFAALLGAAALALPLALPASAKGPGAEKMISTIDTDNDSTIDLKEVQTVAGALFDRLETDTDGTLDTKELKGRVSKKELKLADPDSDGTLDKAEYLALVEARFKAADPDNDGTLDAKELKTPAGKALVKLLK; translated from the coding sequence ATGTCCAACCTGTCCCGCTTCGCCGCCCTTCTCGGCGCCGCCGCCCTCGCGCTGCCGCTGGCGCTCCCGGCCTCGGCCAAGGGTCCGGGCGCCGAGAAGATGATCTCGACGATCGACACCGACAACGACAGCACCATCGACCTCAAGGAGGTCCAGACGGTGGCCGGCGCCCTGTTCGACCGGCTGGAGACGGACACGGACGGCACCCTCGACACCAAGGAGCTCAAGGGCCGGGTCAGCAAGAAGGAGCTGAAGCTGGCCGACCCGGATTCGGACGGCACACTCGACAAGGCCGAGTACCTCGCCCTCGTGGAGGCCCGCTTCAAGGCCGCCGACCCGGACAACGACGGCACCCTCGACGCCAAGGAGCTGAAGACCCCCGCCGGCAAGGCGCTGGTCAAGCTGCTGAAGTAG
- a CDS encoding ABC transporter ATP-binding protein, which produces MTLATGTTRLATVQDAPPAAIPGGPADPILVVDHLTMRFGGLTAVGDLSFKVGRGDITALIGPNGAGKTTVFNCITGFYKPTEGMIRLRQQGGETYLLERLPGHDVNRLAGVARTFQNIRLFPQMTVLENLLVAMHKPLMRASGFSLAGILGLPGYRRAQAQAIEKAAGWIERIGLTHRADEPAGDLPYGDQRRLEIARAMCTDPVLLCLDEPAAGLNPRESADLNTLLRMIRDEHGTSVLLIEHDMSVVMQISDRIVVLDYGMKIADGTPDEIRNDTRVIAAYLGVDDEEVAAVEAEVGLTGASA; this is translated from the coding sequence ATGACGCTCGCCACCGGCACCACCCGCCTGGCCACCGTCCAGGACGCGCCGCCGGCCGCCATCCCCGGCGGCCCCGCCGACCCGATCCTCGTGGTCGATCACCTCACCATGCGCTTCGGCGGCCTCACCGCCGTCGGCGACCTCTCCTTCAAGGTGGGGCGCGGAGACATCACGGCGCTGATCGGCCCCAACGGCGCCGGCAAGACCACGGTGTTCAACTGCATCACCGGCTTCTACAAACCGACCGAGGGCATGATCCGCCTTCGTCAGCAGGGCGGCGAGACCTACCTGCTGGAGCGACTGCCCGGCCACGACGTCAACCGCCTCGCCGGGGTCGCCCGCACCTTCCAGAACATCCGCCTGTTTCCGCAGATGACGGTGCTGGAGAACCTGCTGGTGGCCATGCACAAGCCGCTGATGCGGGCTTCGGGCTTCAGCCTCGCGGGCATCCTCGGCCTGCCGGGCTATCGCCGGGCGCAGGCCCAGGCGATCGAGAAGGCCGCCGGCTGGATCGAGCGGATCGGCCTCACCCACCGGGCCGACGAGCCGGCGGGCGATCTGCCCTACGGCGACCAGCGCCGGCTCGAGATCGCGCGGGCCATGTGCACCGACCCGGTCCTGCTCTGCCTCGACGAGCCAGCCGCCGGCCTCAACCCGCGCGAATCGGCCGACCTCAACACCCTGCTGCGGATGATCCGCGACGAGCACGGCACCTCGGTGCTGCTGATCGAGCACGACATGTCGGTGGTCATGCAGATCTCCGACCGGATCGTGGTGCTCGACTACGGCATGAAGATCGCCGACGGCACACCCGACGAGATCCGCAACGACACCCGCGTGATCGCGGCCTATCTCGGGGTGGACGACGAGGAGGTCGCCGCCGTCGAGGCGGAGGTCGGGCTGACGGGAGCGTCCGCATGA
- a CDS encoding response regulator transcription factor, translating to MKLLLVEDDAALAAEICRMLRAAHCALDHAVNGEDAQHLGETGTYDAVILDLGLPKRDGLSVLQAWRSAGLTLPVLVLTARDGWSDKVAGFKAGADDFLVKPFRAEELVIRLRALVRRAAAHGVARVTCGPLTYEAGLGSFERDGLPLKLTGLEWRVLSCLILRKDAVVPRAQLIERVYDGDADVDSNSVEVIITRLRRKIAPARIEGVRGLGYQLLPGGPA from the coding sequence ATGAAGCTCCTGCTCGTGGAGGATGATGCAGCGCTCGCCGCTGAAATCTGCCGGATGTTGCGCGCAGCCCATTGCGCCCTCGACCACGCGGTCAACGGCGAGGATGCCCAGCATCTCGGGGAGACCGGCACGTACGATGCCGTCATCCTCGACCTCGGCCTGCCCAAGCGCGACGGCCTCTCGGTGCTCCAGGCCTGGCGTTCGGCGGGCCTGACCCTGCCCGTCCTCGTCCTCACGGCCCGGGACGGCTGGAGCGACAAGGTGGCGGGCTTCAAGGCGGGCGCCGACGATTTCCTGGTCAAGCCGTTCCGGGCGGAGGAACTCGTCATCCGCCTGCGCGCCCTGGTGCGTCGGGCGGCCGCCCACGGGGTCGCCCGCGTCACCTGCGGCCCCCTCACCTACGAAGCCGGCCTCGGCAGCTTCGAGCGCGACGGCCTGCCCCTGAAGCTGACCGGCCTCGAATGGCGGGTGCTCTCCTGCCTGATCCTGCGCAAGGACGCCGTGGTACCCCGAGCCCAGCTGATCGAACGGGTCTACGACGGTGATGCCGACGTCGATTCGAACTCCGTCGAGGTCATCATCACGCGTCTGCGCCGGAAGATCGCTCCCGCCCGGATCGAGGGTGTGCGCGGCCTCGGCTACCAGCTCCTCCCGGGCGGTCCCGCCTGA
- a CDS encoding DNA-binding protein: MTDTFPTPAATPRRRRRALVAGAIAAPLAFGAVGLSLAQTGTTVTPVEPTAISALTASGAIAARGEVTEIYGNKFVIQDSTGRALVETGRQGEGATLVRPGEAVTVQGRFEKGFLHASLITRADGTQVRLGPAGGPPAGTLDWAKDTIGLGPKPDQAALTARVEAAGYTDIRVTGRGPRHLEVAARGADGRERQLHVGFGGEIREKKVF, encoded by the coding sequence ATGACGGACACCTTTCCGACCCCCGCCGCCACGCCGCGCCGCCGACGCCGGGCCCTCGTCGCGGGAGCCATCGCGGCGCCCCTCGCCTTCGGCGCCGTCGGGCTGTCCCTGGCCCAGACCGGCACCACGGTCACTCCGGTGGAACCCACCGCGATCTCCGCCCTCACGGCGTCCGGCGCCATCGCGGCCCGGGGGGAGGTGACCGAGATCTACGGCAACAAGTTCGTGATCCAGGACAGTACCGGCCGGGCGCTGGTGGAGACCGGGCGCCAGGGGGAGGGCGCAACCCTCGTCAGGCCGGGCGAGGCGGTCACCGTCCAGGGCCGGTTCGAGAAGGGCTTCCTCCACGCCAGCCTGATCACCCGCGCGGACGGAACCCAGGTCCGGCTCGGCCCCGCCGGCGGCCCGCCGGCCGGAACCCTCGACTGGGCCAAGGACACGATCGGCCTCGGGCCCAAGCCCGACCAGGCCGCCCTGACCGCCCGGGTCGAGGCCGCCGGCTACACCGACATCCGCGTCACGGGCCGGGGTCCGCGCCACCTCGAGGTCGCGGCGCGGGGGGCCGATGGCCGTGAACGCCAGCTCCATGTGGGCTTCGGCGGCGAGATCCGGGAGAAGAAGGTCTTCTGA
- a CDS encoding branched-chain amino acid ABC transporter permease codes for MEFFAQQFINGLTLGSIYGLIALGYTMVFGIIGMVNFAHGDVFMLSSFIALIFFLILTTWLGLTSVALVFLIVLVLAMILTALWGWAIERAAYRPLRGSFRLAPLISAIGVSIFLSNFVQVVQGARNKPVPPLVRDVFVLYENEQYTVTLSYKQAIIMTTTALLLAGFWYLVQRTSFGRAQRACEQDRRMAALLGINVDRTISLTFVLGAALAAVAGTLYLLYYGVVSFSDGFVPGVKAFTAAVLGGIGSLPGAVLGGLIIGLIETFWSAYFSIEYKDVAAFLILIVVLIFKPSGILGRPEVEKV; via the coding sequence ATGGAATTTTTCGCCCAGCAGTTCATCAACGGCCTGACGCTCGGGTCGATCTACGGGCTGATCGCGCTCGGCTACACCATGGTCTTCGGCATCATCGGCATGGTGAACTTCGCCCATGGCGACGTCTTCATGCTTTCGTCCTTCATCGCGCTGATCTTCTTCCTCATCCTCACCACCTGGCTCGGGCTCACCTCGGTCGCCCTGGTGTTCCTGATCGTGCTGGTGCTCGCGATGATCCTGACCGCCCTGTGGGGCTGGGCGATCGAGCGGGCGGCCTACCGGCCCTTGCGCGGCTCGTTCCGGCTCGCGCCGCTGATCTCGGCCATCGGCGTGTCGATCTTCCTGTCGAACTTCGTCCAGGTGGTGCAGGGCGCCCGCAACAAGCCGGTGCCGCCACTGGTCCGCGACGTGTTCGTCCTCTACGAGAACGAGCAATACACCGTGACCCTGTCGTACAAGCAGGCGATCATCATGACGACGACGGCGCTCCTGCTCGCCGGCTTCTGGTACCTCGTGCAGCGCACCTCCTTCGGCCGGGCCCAGCGCGCCTGCGAGCAGGACCGGCGCATGGCCGCGCTGCTCGGCATCAACGTCGACCGCACGATCTCCCTGACCTTCGTGCTCGGTGCGGCGCTCGCGGCGGTGGCCGGCACGCTCTACCTCCTCTATTACGGCGTGGTCTCGTTCTCGGACGGCTTCGTGCCCGGGGTGAAGGCCTTCACGGCGGCGGTTCTCGGGGGCATCGGCTCCCTGCCCGGGGCGGTGCTCGGCGGTCTCATCATCGGATTGATCGAGACCTTCTGGTCGGCCTACTTCTCCATCGAGTACAAGGACGTGGCCGCGTTCCTCATCCTCATCGTGGTGCTCATCTTCAAACCCTCCGGCATCCTCGGACGCCCCGAAGTCGAGAAGGTCTGA
- the livM gene encoding high-affinity branched-chain amino acid ABC transporter permease LivM has product MVTGSTATGSTIGAVAPTVARRSGAALPEILKDAALFALVTLGLSIPVVAYRTDLGQGTGLELTGRWGVVAALCGAVFVLRLAQRLLLGEVARRRETRRLASAETAPAAARAGRVLAPVTLAVALTLPLLAALASGGLSEGRYWIDLGILILTYVMLGWGLNIVVGLAGLLDLGYVAFYAVGAYSYALLSTVFGLSFWICLPLAGLFAAAFGVLLGFPVLRLRGDYLAIVTLAFGEIIRLVLINWVDFSGGAAGLSSIPRASFFGIPFTAGEGGFAATFGLSFSPMHRIVFLYYLILALALVTNLVTLRMRRLPLGRAWEALREDEIACRSLGIDTTMTKLTAFALGAMFAGFAGSFFAVRQGFVSPESFNFLESAIILAIVVLGGMGSQIGVAIAAIVMVGAPELLRNLTFLKAVFGDHFDPNEYRLLLFGLAMVCMMVWRPRGLISERTPSVTLAGNAR; this is encoded by the coding sequence ATGGTAACCGGATCGACGGCAACAGGATCGACCATCGGCGCGGTGGCCCCCACCGTGGCTCGGCGCTCCGGCGCGGCTCTTCCCGAAATCCTCAAGGATGCGGCCCTCTTCGCCCTTGTGACGCTGGGCCTCAGCATTCCCGTGGTGGCCTACCGCACCGACCTCGGGCAGGGCACCGGCCTCGAACTCACCGGGCGCTGGGGCGTCGTCGCGGCGCTCTGCGGCGCGGTGTTCGTGCTGCGCCTCGCCCAGCGCCTGCTGCTCGGCGAAGTGGCGCGCCGGCGCGAGACCCGCCGCCTCGCCAGCGCGGAGACGGCCCCGGCGGCGGCCCGTGCGGGGCGCGTCCTCGCGCCGGTGACGCTCGCTGTCGCCCTGACCCTGCCGCTGCTCGCGGCCCTCGCCTCCGGGGGCCTCTCCGAGGGGCGCTACTGGATCGATCTCGGCATCCTCATCCTCACTTACGTCATGCTCGGCTGGGGCCTGAACATCGTGGTGGGCCTCGCGGGGCTCCTCGACCTCGGCTACGTCGCCTTCTACGCGGTGGGGGCCTATTCCTACGCGCTGCTCTCCACCGTATTCGGGCTCTCGTTCTGGATCTGCCTGCCGCTGGCGGGGCTGTTCGCCGCCGCCTTCGGCGTCCTGCTCGGCTTCCCCGTGCTGCGCCTGCGCGGCGATTACCTCGCCATCGTCACGCTGGCCTTCGGCGAGATCATCCGCCTCGTCCTCATCAACTGGGTCGATTTTTCCGGCGGCGCCGCGGGCCTCTCCTCGATTCCCCGCGCGAGCTTCTTCGGGATTCCGTTCACCGCCGGGGAGGGCGGGTTCGCCGCCACCTTCGGCCTGAGCTTCAGCCCGATGCACCGCATCGTCTTTCTCTATTACCTGATCCTGGCGCTGGCGCTGGTCACCAACCTCGTCACCCTGCGCATGCGCCGCCTGCCGCTGGGCCGGGCCTGGGAAGCCCTGCGCGAGGACGAGATCGCCTGCCGGTCGCTCGGGATCGACACCACCATGACGAAGCTCACCGCCTTCGCGCTCGGCGCCATGTTCGCGGGCTTCGCCGGCTCGTTCTTCGCCGTGCGCCAGGGCTTCGTCAGCCCGGAGAGCTTCAACTTCCTGGAGAGCGCGATCATCCTCGCCATCGTGGTGCTGGGCGGCATGGGCAGCCAGATCGGCGTCGCCATCGCCGCCATCGTCATGGTCGGGGCGCCGGAACTGCTGCGCAACCTCACCTTCCTCAAGGCGGTGTTCGGCGATCACTTCGACCCGAACGAGTACCGCCTGCTGCTCTTCGGCCTCGCGATGGTCTGCATGATGGTCTGGCGCCCGCGCGGGCTCATTTCGGAGCGCACGCCCTCCGTGACCCTGGCGGGGAACGCCCGATGA